One part of the Thermoanaerobacterium sp. CMT5567-10 genome encodes these proteins:
- a CDS encoding MtnX-like HAD-IB family phosphatase, whose product MDTYVLVDFDGTITKEDTCYAMVKVFAKDGWQDIEKDWEEGKITTEECALETFKLMDMDEKKLKTLLDNIEIDSYFKDFIDFCNDRGYKIVIVSDGYDFNIKTILKKYNINIDYYSNKLDFCDGKIVASFNTSPDCDKCGSCKLEVLKKYKRESSEIIFIGDGYSDICVSQYADKLFAKDVLKKYCEENNISYIPFENFEDIIDYLKQKR is encoded by the coding sequence ATGGATACTTATGTACTTGTAGATTTTGATGGTACGATAACAAAGGAAGACACGTGCTATGCAATGGTAAAAGTCTTTGCAAAGGATGGATGGCAGGATATAGAAAAAGACTGGGAAGAAGGCAAAATAACCACAGAAGAATGTGCATTAGAGACATTTAAGCTTATGGACATGGATGAAAAAAAGTTAAAAACATTGCTTGACAATATAGAAATTGACAGTTATTTTAAAGATTTTATTGATTTTTGCAATGACCGTGGTTATAAAATTGTTATAGTAAGTGATGGGTATGATTTTAATATAAAGACTATTTTAAAAAAATACAATATAAACATTGATTATTACAGCAATAAGCTGGATTTTTGCGATGGCAAGATTGTTGCATCATTTAATACGTCTCCTGATTGTGACAAATGTGGATCTTGCAAGCTGGAAGTTTTAAAAAAGTACAAAAGGGAAAGTTCAGAAATTATTTTTATTGGTGATGGTTACTCAGATATTTGCGTATCACAATATGCTGATAAGTTGTTTGCCAAAGACGTACTTAAAAAATATTGTGAAGAAAATAATATTTCATACATACCTTTTGAAAATTTTGAAGATATCATAGATTATCTAAAACAAAAGCGATAA
- the yabP gene encoding sporulation protein YabP: MMDDRRGTNTNKAQNISVQNREKMQITGVDNVVSFDDETVVLETSMGLLTIKGQELHINKLNLDDGNVSIDGELISITYSDRSGIIGKSGGFLSRMFR; the protein is encoded by the coding sequence ATGATGGATGATAGAAGAGGGACAAACACCAATAAGGCACAAAATATTTCTGTGCAAAACAGAGAAAAGATGCAGATAACAGGAGTAGACAATGTTGTAAGCTTTGACGATGAGACTGTTGTGCTTGAGACGTCAATGGGCCTTTTGACAATTAAAGGACAAGAACTTCACATAAATAAGCTGAATTTAGATGACGGCAATGTATCGATAGATGGCGAACTCATAAGTATTACATACAGTGATAGGAGTGGAATAATTGGGAAATCTGGCGGATTTTTAAGCAGAATGTTTAGGTGA
- a CDS encoding SpoIID/LytB domain-containing protein produces the protein MIIATSCAAPSKRPSPNTKQQVSLPKIPAKISRGIKKEPILKVYIAKTGKIETMPLEQYVMGTVAGEIKNDWPIEALKAQAILARSYVLNFVDTRKSKYDDADISTDFEEAQAWNPANINSNIKKAVNETRGLVAVYDGKYIDAWFHSYAAGRTALAKEGLNYKKPEPPYIESVKSNDSKDAPANIKHWTYTFTKQEVLNALNKMGVNINDFSTVKIGTKGISGRTINLNFDKIPVNAPDFRIAIGSEKMKSTMLDSVRFDGNNLTIKGRGFGHGVGMSQWGAYQMAKDGVKANDIIMHYFKNLNIVKLWK, from the coding sequence ATGATTATTGCGACATCGTGTGCTGCTCCGTCAAAGAGGCCGTCGCCAAATACAAAACAACAAGTATCTCTGCCTAAGATACCGGCTAAAATCAGCCGTGGTATAAAAAAAGAACCGATTTTAAAAGTTTATATAGCAAAAACAGGAAAGATTGAGACAATGCCTTTAGAGCAATATGTTATGGGTACAGTGGCAGGTGAAATCAAAAACGATTGGCCTATAGAGGCTTTAAAAGCGCAGGCTATTTTAGCAAGAAGTTATGTGTTGAATTTTGTTGATACTAGAAAGTCTAAATACGATGATGCTGATATATCGACTGATTTTGAAGAAGCACAGGCATGGAATCCGGCCAATATCAATTCAAATATAAAAAAAGCTGTAAATGAGACAAGAGGATTGGTGGCAGTATACGATGGAAAATATATAGATGCGTGGTTTCACTCATATGCGGCAGGAAGGACTGCATTAGCGAAAGAAGGATTAAACTACAAAAAACCAGAGCCTCCATATATTGAAAGTGTTAAGTCTAACGATAGCAAAGATGCGCCGGCAAATATCAAGCATTGGACTTACACATTTACAAAGCAGGAAGTTTTGAATGCGTTGAATAAAATGGGCGTAAACATTAATGATTTTAGCACAGTAAAAATAGGGACAAAAGGCATATCTGGAAGAACTATTAATCTTAATTTCGATAAAATACCTGTAAATGCGCCGGATTTTAGAATTGCCATTGGAAGCGAGAAGATGAAGTCTACAATGCTTGATAGTGTCAGATTTGATGGCAATAATTTAACGATAAAAGGAAGAGGCTTTGGACATGGTGTTGGCATGTCCCAATGGGGAGCATATCAGATGGCAAAAGACGGTGTAAAGGCAAACGACATTATCATGCATTACTTTAAAAATTTAAATATTGTGAAGCTTTGGAAATGA
- a CDS encoding RNA-binding S4 domain-containing protein, with the protein MRLDKFLKLSRIIKRRTVAKEACDKGMVSVNGKVAKAGDILKVGDIIEINFGTRVIKAEVLDLKEHALKEDAEKMYRLI; encoded by the coding sequence ATGAGGCTTGATAAGTTTTTGAAATTGTCAAGGATTATAAAAAGAAGGACAGTGGCAAAAGAAGCCTGTGACAAAGGAATGGTATCGGTAAATGGCAAGGTGGCAAAAGCAGGTGATATTTTAAAAGTTGGCGATATCATAGAGATAAATTTTGGGACCAGAGTGATAAAGGCAGAAGTTTTAGATTTAAAAGAGCATGCGTTAAAAGAAGATGCTGAGAAAATGTATAGGCTCATATAG
- a CDS encoding HU family DNA-binding protein produces MNKADLVTKIAEKSELTKKDAEKALNAFVDAVQEALKQGDKVQLVGFGTFEVRERAERKGRNPQTKEEITIPASKAPVFKAGKALKDLVNA; encoded by the coding sequence GTGAATAAGGCGGATCTTGTTACAAAGATTGCAGAAAAAAGTGAATTAACAAAAAAAGATGCAGAGAAAGCATTAAATGCTTTTGTGGATGCAGTGCAGGAAGCACTAAAGCAAGGTGACAAAGTACAGCTAGTAGGTTTTGGAACATTTGAAGTAAGGGAAAGAGCAGAAAGAAAGGGTAGAAATCCTCAGACAAAAGAAGAAATTACGATTCCTGCTTCAAAAGCACCAGTATTTAAGGCAGGCAAAGCTTTAAAAGATTTAGTAAATGCATAA
- the mazG gene encoding nucleoside triphosphate pyrophosphohydrolase, with the protein MGNLAIVGLGPGAFDQMTIGTIEKMKNADKLYLRTEKHPVVKYLKEMGLKFETFDKIYEKGSTFEEVYDNITREIIEIAEKYDNVVYAVPGNPFVAEKTVEYLLKFLDGRDDIKVEVVPAMSFVDVVINQLKVDPIYGFKIIDGLSLDSIKPDKRCNNLVTQVYNRRVASDVKLKLMDIYGDDFLVTVIKRAGIKGEERIETMPLYSIDRIDWIDYLTSVFLPPVKNTFQERYDIYDLLDIMARLRSENGCPWDREQDHDTLKRYLIEESYEAIDAIENNSDENLLEELGDVLLQVVFHSQIANERKAFNFHDVCDAECKKMVYRHPHVFGSEEIASSDDVLKRWDEIKKDEKGLKSHTSELKSVPRSMPALIRGYKVQEKAAKVGFDWDNVDDAMAKVYEELNEFKEVYKGEDENDKIEELGDLIFAIVNVARFLKIDPEVAVHKTIEKFIDRFNYIEDSAEKLGQKMEDMTLSEMDFLWNEAKMYNFNKKVKK; encoded by the coding sequence ATGGGTAATTTAGCAATAGTAGGACTTGGACCTGGTGCATTTGATCAAATGACGATTGGAACGATTGAGAAGATGAAAAATGCTGATAAATTGTATTTAAGGACAGAGAAACATCCAGTTGTAAAATATTTAAAAGAAATGGGCCTAAAATTCGAGACTTTTGACAAAATATATGAAAAGGGCTCGACATTTGAGGAAGTTTATGATAATATTACTCGGGAAATAATAGAAATTGCCGAAAAATATGATAATGTAGTTTATGCTGTCCCTGGTAATCCGTTTGTTGCAGAAAAGACTGTAGAGTATTTATTAAAGTTTTTAGATGGCCGTGACGATATAAAAGTAGAAGTTGTTCCAGCAATGAGCTTTGTTGATGTTGTTATCAACCAGTTAAAAGTAGATCCTATATATGGATTTAAAATTATCGATGGGCTATCATTAGATAGTATAAAACCTGATAAAAGGTGTAATAATTTAGTAACACAGGTATACAACAGAAGGGTAGCTTCAGATGTAAAGCTTAAGCTGATGGATATTTACGGCGATGATTTTTTAGTTACAGTTATAAAAAGAGCTGGTATAAAAGGCGAAGAGAGAATTGAGACGATGCCGCTTTATTCTATTGACAGAATTGACTGGATTGATTACCTTACATCTGTATTTTTACCGCCTGTAAAAAATACTTTTCAGGAAAGATATGATATATATGATTTGCTGGACATAATGGCAAGGCTCAGAAGCGAGAATGGCTGCCCTTGGGATAGAGAGCAGGATCATGATACATTAAAAAGGTATTTAATTGAGGAAAGCTATGAAGCAATTGATGCAATAGAAAATAATTCAGATGAAAATTTGCTTGAGGAACTTGGGGATGTCCTCTTACAGGTGGTTTTTCATTCTCAGATTGCAAATGAAAGGAAAGCATTTAATTTCCACGATGTATGCGATGCAGAGTGTAAAAAGATGGTGTATAGGCATCCTCATGTTTTTGGAAGTGAAGAAATAGCTAGTTCAGATGATGTCTTAAAAAGGTGGGATGAAATAAAAAAAGATGAAAAAGGCTTAAAGTCCCACACAAGTGAATTAAAAAGTGTTCCAAGGTCTATGCCAGCATTGATAAGGGGTTATAAAGTTCAAGAAAAAGCAGCGAAAGTGGGATTTGACTGGGACAATGTAGACGATGCTATGGCAAAAGTCTATGAAGAATTAAATGAATTTAAGGAGGTGTATAAAGGGGAAGACGAAAATGATAAAATTGAAGAATTAGGCGACTTGATTTTTGCTATCGTAAATGTTGCAAGGTTTTTAAAAATTGACCCCGAAGTTGCTGTCCATAAGACCATTGAAAAATTCATTGACAGATTTAACTACATAGAAGATTCAGCAGAAAAGTTAGGTCAAAAAATGGAAGACATGACATTATCTGAGATGGATTTTCTATGGAATGAGGCTAAGATGTATAATTTTAATAAAAAAGTAAAAAAATAA
- a CDS encoding helix-turn-helix transcriptional regulator — protein MDVVKLGKKIREERKKLFLKQGDISGDEFSKGYISLIEKGKINPSLKALDFIANKLNKPLVYFLDDDYKDKSELMEEINMYKKVLKLIIESRKALDSGNYNDAIMLYEKALECKVDDFTLNIISFYLGRTYVKIENYKSALDLFKKCLSYFTESSSYEILVEIYYNLGLCYGNLQDFNTSLTYYLKAIDEFDKSGIINYELKCRILYSIGTLYNKMGELIKSRDYYLNCLNYATKTNTVNYIAKCNNGLGLVSYKLKEYKDALKYIRKSLVISKALNIKSDIANEYNYLGFVYTDLKKYDIAKKYFFYSYAIYKDLSDKLGMAYNLTELGRIEFYTENYDKALEYINTSINMVKELNEEEEMGRLYTLLGCIHLKLKDFDSSMSELTKSVEILKKLGLKRDLSDAYKALGNLYINIGKPDLASENFNKSIELLCDYYK, from the coding sequence ATGGATGTGGTTAAATTAGGAAAAAAAATAAGAGAAGAAAGAAAAAAACTTTTTTTAAAACAGGGTGATATATCTGGTGATGAATTTTCAAAAGGCTACATTAGTTTGATTGAAAAGGGAAAAATAAATCCTTCTTTAAAAGCTTTAGATTTCATCGCAAATAAATTAAACAAACCATTGGTATACTTTCTTGATGACGACTACAAAGATAAATCAGAACTTATGGAAGAAATCAATATGTACAAAAAGGTGCTTAAGCTCATCATAGAAAGCAGAAAAGCACTTGACAGCGGAAATTATAATGATGCAATAATGCTTTATGAAAAAGCTTTAGAGTGTAAAGTTGATGATTTTACTTTAAACATAATCAGTTTTTATCTGGGCAGGACATACGTTAAAATCGAAAATTACAAATCTGCGTTGGATTTATTTAAAAAGTGTTTATCTTATTTCACTGAAAGCTCCTCTTATGAAATATTAGTAGAAATATACTATAACTTAGGCTTATGTTATGGAAATCTTCAGGATTTCAATACATCACTTACATATTATTTAAAGGCTATCGACGAATTTGACAAAAGCGGTATAATAAATTATGAGCTTAAATGCAGGATATTGTATAGCATCGGGACTCTTTACAACAAAATGGGAGAACTAATTAAATCAAGAGATTATTATTTAAACTGTTTAAATTACGCAACCAAAACAAATACAGTCAATTATATTGCTAAATGCAATAACGGCCTTGGCCTCGTAAGTTATAAACTAAAAGAATACAAGGATGCTCTTAAGTACATTAGAAAATCGCTGGTAATAAGCAAAGCATTAAATATAAAAAGCGACATTGCTAATGAATATAACTACTTAGGATTTGTCTACACTGACCTGAAAAAATACGACATAGCAAAAAAATATTTTTTCTACAGCTATGCTATATATAAAGATTTATCAGATAAACTAGGCATGGCATACAACCTTACAGAATTAGGAAGAATCGAGTTTTATACTGAAAACTATGATAAAGCGCTAGAATACATAAATACATCAATAAACATGGTTAAAGAATTAAACGAAGAAGAAGAGATGGGAAGATTGTATACTTTGCTTGGTTGCATCCATCTAAAACTTAAGGATTTTGATTCATCTATGTCAGAACTTACTAAATCTGTAGAAATTCTTAAAAAGTTAGGGCTTAAAAGAGATCTGTCAGATGCTTACAAAGCTTTAGGTAATTTATATATAAATATTGGAAAGCCTGATTTGGCCAGTGAAAATTTTAATAAGTCTATTGAACTTCTGTGTGACTATTACAAATAG
- a CDS encoding MFS transporter — protein MKSLLIFFDKLVDTTFPALRHRNFRLFWFGQMISLIGTWMQNIGQDWLVLKLTNSAFLLGVVSALQFLPVLFLSLFAGVIIDRFPKRKILIFTQSCLMATALALATLTAFNLINYWEILILATIMGFVNTVDNPTRQSFIIDLVGKEDLMNAISLNSSIFNAARIIGPGIAGVLIGLLGYALCFYLNALSFIAVITGLVLIDVKISKGRTILQKKEIISDIKEGLLYIKNTPVILATILMMAVLSTFAINFNVLVPVFAKNTLNQNSTGYGFLMSSMGVGALIGALTLATLSKKGAKPFYLIMGGFGLCLFQILIGFQSYYWLTTVLLALSGFSMITFSASANTTVQLNSNNKFRGRVMSVYSLVFGGVTPIGALYAGSLAEKFGAHITFIISGVIGIIYILYVILFQYKHTFSCRIIEQDE, from the coding sequence TTGAAATCATTATTAATATTTTTTGACAAGCTTGTTGATACTACTTTCCCCGCATTAAGGCACAGAAATTTTAGATTATTCTGGTTTGGACAAATGATATCCCTCATAGGCACATGGATGCAGAATATCGGTCAAGATTGGTTAGTCCTTAAATTGACCAATTCTGCATTCTTGTTGGGTGTAGTCAGCGCCCTTCAATTTTTGCCTGTGCTTTTTTTATCTCTTTTTGCAGGTGTTATAATAGACAGATTTCCAAAAAGAAAAATACTTATATTTACGCAGTCTTGTTTGATGGCAACAGCATTAGCGCTAGCAACACTTACTGCATTTAACCTTATTAATTATTGGGAAATACTCATTTTAGCAACTATTATGGGTTTTGTAAACACAGTAGACAATCCTACAAGGCAATCATTTATCATCGATTTGGTAGGAAAAGAAGACTTGATGAATGCAATATCACTTAATTCTTCTATATTTAATGCAGCCAGGATTATAGGTCCTGGAATTGCAGGTGTGCTAATTGGCCTTCTTGGTTATGCCTTGTGCTTTTATTTAAACGCATTAAGCTTCATCGCTGTTATAACAGGACTAGTTTTAATTGACGTAAAAATCAGCAAAGGAAGGACTATTCTCCAGAAAAAAGAGATTATATCTGACATAAAAGAAGGCCTTTTATACATTAAAAATACACCAGTAATATTGGCTACAATACTTATGATGGCAGTTTTAAGCACATTTGCAATAAATTTTAATGTATTGGTGCCTGTCTTTGCTAAGAATACTCTTAATCAAAATTCGACAGGATATGGCTTCCTTATGTCATCGATGGGAGTTGGCGCATTAATAGGTGCACTTACACTTGCAACTTTAAGCAAAAAAGGTGCAAAACCCTTTTATCTCATCATGGGAGGATTTGGTTTGTGCTTATTTCAAATCTTAATTGGTTTTCAAAGCTATTATTGGCTTACAACAGTACTTCTAGCTTTATCAGGATTTTCTATGATCACTTTTTCAGCATCTGCAAATACTACAGTACAACTTAACTCTAACAATAAATTTAGAGGAAGAGTCATGAGCGTATACTCTTTAGTATTCGGCGGTGTAACACCTATTGGTGCACTTTACGCAGGCAGCCTTGCAGAAAAATTTGGAGCACATATAACATTTATAATAAGCGGTGTAATAGGTATCATATATATATTGTATGTTATATTATTTCAGTACAAACACACTTTTTCATGTAGGATAATCGAGCAGGATGAATAA
- the hydF gene encoding [FeFe] hydrogenase H-cluster maturation GTPase HydF codes for MNTTPNASRLHIAIFGRRNAGKSSIINALTNQNIAIVSDVAGTTTDPVQKAMEILPIGPVVIIDTAGLDDTGELGELRVKKTYEVLNRTDLALLIIDGLMGPSEFEEEILEKIREKNIPVVGVVNKVDLVDFHFSEKTEWEKRLKLELVETSANSGYGIEELKRQIIKKAPYDDRELSLVSDLINPGDFVVLVVPIDKAAPKGRLILPQQQVIRDVIENDAIAVVTKEYELKETLENLGKKPSLVITDSQAFLKVSADTPKDIPLTSFSILFARYKGDLNELTRGLKALEKLKPGDKVLIAEGCTHHRQSDDIGKVKIPRWIRQIVGGDIQFDFSSGMTFPDNLDEYKLIVHCGGCMLNRREMMYRISYAKNKDIPIVNYGLLIAYVQGILPRAIEMFPSAKVIYNEEDQLY; via the coding sequence ATGAATACAACGCCAAATGCATCGAGGCTTCACATAGCCATATTTGGAAGAAGGAATGCTGGAAAATCAAGCATTATAAATGCACTTACGAATCAAAATATAGCCATTGTGTCCGATGTTGCAGGGACTACAACAGATCCTGTTCAAAAAGCGATGGAAATACTTCCTATAGGTCCTGTGGTAATTATAGATACTGCAGGACTTGATGATACTGGAGAGCTTGGAGAGCTTAGAGTTAAAAAGACGTATGAGGTATTGAATAGAACAGATCTAGCATTATTGATTATAGACGGCTTGATGGGACCATCTGAATTTGAGGAGGAGATTTTAGAGAAAATTAGAGAAAAAAATATTCCTGTCGTAGGGGTTGTAAACAAGGTAGATTTAGTTGACTTTCATTTTAGTGAAAAAACTGAATGGGAAAAAAGACTTAAATTAGAGCTTGTAGAGACATCTGCAAATAGCGGTTACGGCATAGAAGAGCTTAAAAGGCAGATAATAAAAAAGGCGCCGTACGATGACAGAGAGTTGTCTTTAGTATCGGATTTAATAAATCCTGGTGATTTTGTCGTGCTTGTGGTACCAATAGACAAAGCAGCGCCTAAGGGAAGGCTTATATTGCCGCAGCAGCAAGTCATAAGAGACGTGATTGAAAATGATGCAATTGCGGTTGTAACTAAAGAGTACGAGTTAAAGGAAACTCTTGAAAACTTAGGCAAGAAACCGTCATTAGTTATAACAGATTCTCAAGCTTTTTTAAAAGTAAGTGCTGATACACCAAAGGATATACCTTTAACATCGTTTTCGATCCTTTTTGCAAGATATAAAGGTGATCTTAATGAACTGACAAGAGGGCTTAAGGCATTAGAAAAGCTTAAGCCTGGCGACAAAGTTTTGATTGCTGAAGGATGTACACACCACAGACAGTCAGACGACATAGGGAAAGTAAAAATACCCAGGTGGATAAGGCAAATCGTCGGAGGAGATATTCAATTTGACTTTTCAAGCGGTATGACATTTCCTGATAATCTTGATGAGTACAAACTTATAGTCCACTGTGGTGGTTGTATGCTTAATAGAAGAGAAATGATGTACAGGATATCATATGCCAAGAATAAAGATATCCCAATCGTCAATTATGGGCTTTTGATTGCGTATGTACAAGGTATTCTGCCAAGGGCTATAGAGATGTTTCCCTCTGCTAAGGTTATATATAATGAAGAGGACCAGCTCTACTAA
- a CDS encoding aspartate ammonia-lyase produces MGYRIEHDILGYMEVPDDAYYGIHSLRARENFNISGKSIHQELIISLAEVKKAAAIANRNIKLLDKKIADAIIIACDEIIEGKLHDQIIIDALQGGAGTSANMNINEVIANRAIEILGGKKGDYDLVSPVDHVNLSQSTNDVFPTAVRIAAIRLLKPLSESFAKLQEALQEKEDEFKDVIKMGRTELQDAVPVMLGQEFGAYAQAISRDRWRIYKVEERLRQVNIGGTAVGTGLNADLRYIYSVIEILRDITGIGLARAEYMMDPTQNNDVFVEVSGLLKAAATNLIKISNDIRLMSSGPKCGLMEITIPEVQAGSSIMPGKINPVIPEAVKQAAYQALSCDYAITLGAQAGEFELNFTLPLIAYNLFNEIDLLKNAIDVFINKCIKGIKANRDYLKEMVENSLSYAIALSPYIGYEKASLIAKEAKNSGKTIREVAKKYLSEDQLDVIFNEYEMTKPGIPGLKRLRGEDR; encoded by the coding sequence ATGGGTTACAGGATAGAACACGATATTTTAGGATATATGGAAGTGCCAGATGACGCATATTATGGAATTCACAGTTTGAGAGCTCGCGAAAATTTTAATATATCTGGCAAATCTATTCACCAAGAGCTTATTATTTCGCTGGCTGAAGTAAAAAAAGCTGCAGCTATAGCCAATAGGAATATAAAGCTGCTTGATAAAAAGATTGCCGATGCTATAATTATTGCATGTGATGAGATAATCGAAGGTAAACTTCACGACCAAATCATTATTGATGCGCTTCAAGGCGGTGCTGGTACATCGGCCAATATGAATATAAATGAAGTCATCGCAAATAGGGCAATAGAAATACTTGGAGGCAAAAAGGGAGATTACGATTTAGTCAGTCCTGTTGACCATGTAAATTTAAGCCAGTCTACAAATGATGTCTTTCCTACAGCCGTTAGAATAGCAGCCATAAGACTTTTAAAGCCTTTAAGTGAAAGTTTTGCGAAACTTCAAGAAGCGCTGCAAGAAAAAGAAGATGAGTTTAAAGATGTGATTAAAATGGGCAGGACTGAGCTTCAAGACGCAGTACCTGTGATGCTGGGGCAGGAATTTGGTGCATATGCTCAGGCAATATCTAGAGATAGATGGAGGATATACAAAGTAGAAGAAAGGTTAAGGCAGGTAAATATAGGAGGAACTGCTGTAGGAACGGGCTTAAACGCTGATTTAAGGTATATTTACAGTGTGATAGAGATTTTGAGAGATATAACAGGTATTGGCCTTGCTAGAGCCGAGTACATGATGGATCCGACGCAGAACAATGATGTCTTTGTAGAAGTATCGGGTCTACTAAAAGCTGCAGCTACTAACCTCATCAAGATATCAAATGATATAAGGCTTATGTCATCAGGTCCCAAATGTGGACTTATGGAGATAACAATTCCGGAAGTTCAAGCAGGTTCATCTATAATGCCGGGAAAGATAAATCCTGTGATACCGGAGGCAGTAAAGCAGGCAGCGTATCAAGCGCTATCGTGTGACTATGCAATAACGCTTGGGGCACAGGCTGGCGAGTTTGAGCTTAATTTTACATTGCCTCTTATTGCGTACAACTTATTTAATGAAATTGACCTTCTTAAAAATGCGATAGATGTATTTATAAATAAATGCATAAAAGGAATAAAGGCAAACCGTGACTATCTTAAAGAGATGGTTGAGAACAGTCTCTCTTATGCAATAGCATTAAGCCCATATATAGGCTATGAAAAAGCATCTTTAATAGCAAAGGAAGCAAAAAATAGCGGCAAGACAATTAGGGAGGTTGCAAAAAAATATCTTTCAGAAGACCAGCTTGATGTAATATTTAATGAGTACGAAATGACAAAACCGGGTATACCGGGTTTAAAAAGATTGAGAGGAGAAGATAGATGA
- a CDS encoding desulfoferrodoxin: MTNLFGVYKCKECGNTVEVLNAGDGTLTCCEKPMEEQIVNTVDASNEKHVPVILRNGDTVTVKVGSVEHPMEEKHYIEWISILADGIYMRKMLKPGDKPEATFKTDASKIQAWAFCNLHGLWTSEI; the protein is encoded by the coding sequence ATGACAAACTTGTTTGGTGTTTATAAATGCAAAGAATGTGGAAACACAGTGGAAGTGCTGAACGCTGGAGATGGGACATTAACATGCTGTGAAAAACCAATGGAAGAGCAGATAGTAAATACAGTAGATGCTAGCAATGAAAAACACGTACCTGTAATTTTGAGAAATGGAGACACAGTTACAGTAAAAGTCGGCAGTGTAGAACATCCAATGGAAGAAAAACACTACATAGAATGGATTTCAATCTTAGCTGATGGAATATACATGAGAAAGATGTTAAAACCAGGCGATAAGCCAGAAGCTACATTTAAGACAGATGCTTCAAAAATTCAAGCATGGGCATTCTGCAACCTGCACGGTTTGTGGACTTCAGAAATTTAG